A single Argentina anserina chromosome 7, drPotAnse1.1, whole genome shotgun sequence DNA region contains:
- the LOC126802897 gene encoding exopolygalacturonase-like encodes MGLKLVMHLVLILMALSATSASRARELLGGGVFDVTSAKYGAKPNADITQAIANAWKDACASTIPSKVLVPKGVYKLKEATFSGPCKAPIELQVHGTLQAPPNGAQLSKPDTWIMFSYLDRFTLSGFGVFDGQGQQAWKANDCHKNPKCSSIAINMRFHAIKNSLVRDVTSLNSKNFHVNVLACEQLTFQHFTVTAPGDSVNTDGIHIGRSTGINITDSHIATGDDCISIGDGTKQLTVTKVTCGPGHGISIGSLGRYPKEEPVSGINIKSCTLSNTMNGVRIKTWPNSPAASTASDIHFEDIIMNNVGNPILIDQEYCPWNQCNKQAASKIKISNVSFRNIRGTSSTPVAVKIVCAKGLPCDKVEMTDINLKYSGNQGSLTSQCANVQPTITRVSNPLACATKS; translated from the exons ATGGGTCTCAAACTTGTCATGCATCTGGTGTTAATACTTATGGCCTTATCCGCCACATCTGCAAGTAGAGCAAGGGAGCTTTTAGGCGGCGGCGTCTTCGACGTGACTAGTGCAAAATATGGCGCAAAGCCGAATGCTGATATCACTCAG GCTATAGCAAATGCATGGAAAGATGCATGCGCTTCAACAATCCCAAGTAAAGTTCTTGTTCCAAAAGGGGTTTACAAATTGAAAGAAGCAACTTTCAGCGGTCCTTGCAAAGCTCCTATCGAGCTTCAGGTCCATGGCACATTGCAAGCGCCACCAAACGGTGCCCAGCTATCGAAACCAGATACTTGGATCATGTTTTCATACCTCGACAGGTTCACATTGTCCGGTTTTGGAGTCTTTGATGGCCAAGGACAACAAGCTTGGAAAGCCAATGATTGCCACAAAAACCCCAAGTGTTCATCTATTGCCATT AACATGAGGTTCCACGCTATCAAGAACTCATTAGTTAGAGATGTAACTTCACTCAACAGCAAAAACTTCCATGTCAACGTATTAGCATGCGAGCAACTTACGTTCCAACACTTCACGGTAACTGCACCGGGAGATAGCGTTAATACAGATGGAATACATATCGGCCGCTCAACCGGGATCAATATTACTGATTCTCATATTGCTACAGGAGACGATTGCATTTCAATTGGTGATGGCACCAAGCAACTAACTGTGACTAAGGTGACTTGTGGACCAGGTCATGGAATAAGCATTGGAAGTCTGGGAAGGTACCCGAAAGAAGAACCTGTTAGTGGAATCAATATTAAGAGCTGCACCCTTAGTAATACAATGAACGGTGTTAGGATCAAGACATGGCCTAATTCTCCAGCAGCTAGCACGGCCTCAGATATTCATTTTGAGGATATAATCATGAATAATGTTGGCAACCCAATCCTCATAGATCAAGAATACTGCCCTTGGAATCAGTGTAATAAACAG GCTGCATCAAAAATCAAGATTAGCAACGTGAGCTTCAGGAACATTAGAGGAACGTCTTCGACTCCGGTGGCCGTGAAGATTGTATGCGCCAAGGGGTTACCTTGTGACAAGGTGGAGATGACTGACATTAATCTTAAGTACAGTGGAAATCAAGGCTCCCTTACATCTCAATGCGCAAATGTGCAGCCAACAATCACTCGAGTGTCAAATCCTCTTGCTTGTGCCACCAAATCTTGA